The following proteins are co-located in the Bordetella bronchialis genome:
- a CDS encoding RnfH family protein, protein MGNDRQAVAVWVCHARPHDAWQRQVELPAGATAAEAIAASGFMQDFPGVDPWRAGVGVFGRVVQPGYTLHDGDRVEIYRPLAFDPMESRRRRAAHRARKSLSGKPPRTPKAPR, encoded by the coding sequence ATGGGGAATGACAGGCAGGCGGTCGCCGTCTGGGTGTGCCATGCGCGGCCGCATGACGCCTGGCAGCGCCAGGTCGAGTTGCCGGCCGGCGCTACCGCAGCCGAGGCGATCGCCGCCAGCGGTTTCATGCAGGACTTTCCGGGCGTGGACCCCTGGCGGGCCGGCGTGGGGGTGTTCGGGCGGGTCGTCCAGCCGGGCTACACCTTGCACGATGGCGACCGCGTCGAAATCTACCGGCCGCTGGCGTTCGACCCTATGGAGTCGCGCCGCCGCCGGGCGGCGCACCGCGCCCGCAAATCGCTTTCCGGCAAACCGCCGCGTACGCCCAAGGCGCCCCGCTGA
- a CDS encoding acyl-CoA dehydrogenase family protein yields MDMQLNDEQQAFAEAAREFAMGELAPNAARWDAEGIFPKQAFHRAGELGFCGLYAPQDIGGLGLPRLDATLVFEEMAAVDPSTTAFLTIHNMAAWMVGSWGQPALRESWGPLLCSGSRLASYCLTEPGSGSDAASLRTRADEDGGDYILNGSKAFISGGGDTDLLIVMARTGGGGAGGVSAFAVPADSPGITYGRKEDKMGWNSQSTRAISFENVRVPAVNMLGEPGQGFKIAMRGLDGGRINIATCSVGAAQGALDAARRYMRERRQFGAPLSDFQALQFKLADMATHLVAARQMVRLAACKLDGGSPDAGAYCAMAKRFATDVGFQVCLDAQQIHGGYGYLKDYPLERLVRDTRVHQILEGTNEIMRVIVARQLLEKGADLR; encoded by the coding sequence ATGGACATGCAGCTGAACGACGAACAACAAGCGTTCGCGGAGGCGGCGCGCGAATTCGCCATGGGAGAACTCGCGCCGAACGCCGCGCGCTGGGACGCCGAGGGCATCTTTCCCAAGCAGGCCTTCCATCGCGCCGGCGAACTCGGGTTCTGCGGGCTGTATGCGCCGCAGGACATCGGGGGCCTGGGATTGCCGCGGCTGGACGCTACCCTGGTGTTCGAGGAAATGGCCGCGGTGGATCCGTCGACGACCGCGTTCCTGACCATACACAACATGGCCGCCTGGATGGTGGGATCCTGGGGCCAGCCCGCATTGCGCGAAAGCTGGGGCCCGCTGCTGTGTTCCGGCAGCCGGCTGGCTTCGTACTGCCTGACCGAACCGGGATCGGGCTCGGACGCGGCCTCGCTGCGCACGCGCGCGGATGAAGATGGCGGGGATTACATCCTGAACGGCTCCAAGGCGTTTATCTCCGGCGGGGGGGATACCGACCTTCTCATCGTCATGGCCCGCACCGGCGGCGGCGGGGCGGGCGGGGTCAGCGCCTTCGCCGTGCCCGCGGACAGCCCCGGCATTACCTACGGCCGCAAGGAGGACAAGATGGGCTGGAACAGCCAGTCCACCCGCGCCATTAGCTTCGAGAACGTGCGGGTGCCGGCGGTCAATATGCTGGGCGAGCCGGGGCAGGGCTTCAAGATCGCGATGCGGGGGCTGGACGGCGGGCGCATCAACATCGCGACGTGTTCGGTCGGCGCGGCCCAGGGCGCGCTGGACGCCGCGCGCCGCTATATGCGCGAGCGCCGCCAGTTCGGCGCCCCGCTGTCGGATTTCCAGGCCTTGCAGTTCAAGCTCGCCGACATGGCCACGCACCTGGTGGCGGCGCGCCAGATGGTGCGCCTGGCCGCATGCAAGCTGGATGGCGGCTCGCCCGATGCCGGCGCGTATTGCGCAATGGCCAAGCGCTTCGCCACCGACGTGGGGTTCCAGGTCTGCCTGGATGCGCAACAGATACACGGCGGCTACGGATATCTGAAAGACTATCCATTGGAACGCCTGGTGCGCGATACTCGCGTGCATCAGATCCTGGAGGGCACCAACGAGATCATGCGTGTGATCGTGGCCCGCCAGCTGTTGGAAAAGGGAGCGGATTTACGATGA
- a CDS encoding enoyl-CoA hydratase/isomerase family protein, producing MNQPVLFEERPTENGMRIGVATLNAPQTLNGLSLDMARMLDERLMAWAADPRVAIVVLQGAGDKAFCAGGDLHGLYRSMREAPAGKPWANRYAREFFEVEYRLDYRIHTYPKPVLCWGNGFVMGGGIGLMMGASHRVVSETVRLAMPEISIGLFPDVGGSWLLNRMPGNTGVFLALTGAQLNASDAFFTGLADFHVRQADWPRLLAQLETLPWAGSAGTIGGDDAPAFAPRSMNDGLLRQALLALEPAEGLAPGPLKQHSFQINNLCSGTDLEEIYENIAALADNDDPWLSKAARTMLAGSPGTARLAFTLLLRMRQRSLEDVFRAEYVAALQAAAHGDFAEGIRALLIDKDRRPRWNPATIEAADKQWVLKFFEEPWPEDQPHPLADLGAA from the coding sequence ATGAATCAGCCGGTGCTTTTCGAGGAACGTCCCACGGAAAACGGCATGCGGATCGGCGTGGCCACGCTGAATGCGCCGCAGACATTGAACGGGCTGTCGCTGGATATGGCGCGCATGCTGGACGAGCGGCTCATGGCGTGGGCCGCCGACCCGCGCGTGGCCATCGTCGTCCTGCAGGGCGCCGGCGACAAGGCCTTCTGCGCGGGCGGCGATTTGCACGGGCTGTACCGCAGTATGCGCGAAGCGCCGGCCGGCAAGCCCTGGGCCAACCGCTATGCGCGCGAGTTCTTCGAGGTCGAATACCGGCTGGACTACCGTATCCATACCTATCCCAAGCCGGTGCTGTGCTGGGGCAATGGATTCGTCATGGGCGGCGGCATCGGGCTGATGATGGGCGCCAGCCATCGGGTGGTCAGCGAAACCGTCCGGCTCGCCATGCCGGAAATCAGCATCGGCCTGTTCCCCGACGTCGGCGGCAGCTGGCTGCTCAACCGCATGCCCGGCAATACCGGCGTTTTCCTGGCCCTGACCGGCGCGCAGCTGAATGCCTCGGATGCTTTCTTTACGGGGCTGGCGGATTTCCATGTGCGGCAGGCCGATTGGCCGCGCCTGCTGGCCCAACTGGAGACCCTGCCCTGGGCCGGCAGCGCGGGAACCATCGGCGGCGACGATGCGCCGGCCTTCGCCCCGCGCTCCATGAACGATGGCCTGCTGCGCCAGGCCCTGCTGGCGCTGGAGCCCGCCGAGGGCCTGGCGCCCGGGCCGTTGAAACAGCATTCCTTCCAGATCAACAACCTGTGCTCCGGCACGGACCTGGAAGAAATCTACGAGAACATCGCCGCCCTGGCGGACAACGACGACCCGTGGCTGTCGAAGGCCGCCCGCACGATGCTCGCGGGCTCGCCGGGCACGGCCCGGCTGGCCTTTACCTTGTTGCTGCGCATGCGCCAACGCTCGCTGGAGGACGTCTTCCGCGCGGAGTACGTCGCGGCGCTGCAGGCCGCGGCGCATGGCGACTTCGCCGAAGGCATACGCGCCTTGCTGATCGACAAGGACCGCCGGCCGCGCTGGAATCCCGCCACCATCGAGGCGGCGGACAAGCAGTGGGTACTGAAGTTCTTCGAAGAGCCGTGGCCGGAGGACCAGCCGCATCCGCTGGCGGACCTGGGCGCGGCCTAG
- the mmsB gene encoding 3-hydroxyisobutyrate dehydrogenase, with protein MSNIAFIGLGNMGTPMALNLIKAGRQLAVHDLLPANMDKLAAAGARAAATARDAVAGADIVITMLPASQHVEGLYLGGDLLAHIDPRALVIECSTIAPESARKVAAAAQARGISMLDAPVSGGTAGAAAGTLTFIVGGEDQALARARPVLEQMGKNIFHAGPAGAGQVAKICNNMLLGILMAGTAEALSLGVANGLDPKVLSDIIAKSSGRNWATELYNPWPGVMEHAPASKGYAGGFGSDLMLKDLGLAGEAAQATRASIPLGALARNLYALHGAAGHGKLDFSSILKLYQQD; from the coding sequence GTGAGCAACATCGCATTCATCGGTTTGGGAAATATGGGCACGCCGATGGCCTTGAACCTGATCAAGGCCGGACGCCAGCTGGCGGTGCACGATCTGCTGCCCGCCAACATGGACAAGCTGGCGGCGGCCGGCGCGCGCGCCGCGGCCACCGCCAGGGACGCGGTCGCGGGCGCCGACATCGTCATCACCATGCTGCCCGCCAGCCAGCACGTCGAAGGCCTGTACCTGGGCGGCGACCTGCTGGCCCATATCGATCCCCGCGCCCTTGTCATCGAGTGCAGCACCATCGCGCCGGAAAGCGCGCGCAAGGTGGCGGCCGCGGCGCAGGCGCGCGGCATCTCCATGCTGGACGCGCCGGTGTCGGGCGGCACGGCCGGCGCCGCCGCCGGCACGCTGACCTTTATCGTGGGGGGCGAGGACCAGGCGCTGGCCCGCGCGCGGCCGGTGCTGGAACAGATGGGCAAGAACATCTTTCACGCCGGACCGGCCGGCGCGGGGCAGGTGGCCAAGATATGCAACAACATGCTGTTGGGCATATTGATGGCCGGCACGGCCGAGGCCCTGTCGCTGGGCGTGGCCAACGGGCTGGATCCCAAGGTGCTTTCCGACATCATCGCCAAGAGTTCCGGCCGCAACTGGGCGACCGAGCTTTACAACCCGTGGCCCGGCGTCATGGAACACGCGCCGGCGTCCAAGGGCTATGCGGGCGGCTTCGGCAGCGATCTCATGCTCAAGGACCTGGGGCTGGCCGGAGAAGCCGCGCAGGCCACGCGCGCATCCATTCCGCTGGGCGCGCTGGCGCGGAATCTGTACGCGCTGCATGGCGCCGCGGGGCACGGCAAGCTGGACTTCTCCAGCATCCTGAAGCTGTATCAGCAGGATTGA
- a CDS encoding VIT1/CCC1 transporter family protein gives MPAPQHHRIHRTGWLRAAVLGANDGIVSTASLIAGVSAAQGSHGAVLTAGLAGLVAGALSMAAGEYVSVKSQSDVERADLKLEQKALAGNSAVELQELADIYVNRGLPPGLAMQVAQALTAHDALDAHARDELGISKNTRAQPLMAAAASASSFAIGAVLPLALAALVPRPGWQLPAVAVGSIACLGLLGAVAAWAGGAPKVRAVLRVTVLGVAAIALTAGVGALFGAAG, from the coding sequence ATGCCGGCTCCGCAACATCATCGTATTCACCGCACGGGCTGGCTGCGCGCCGCCGTATTGGGCGCCAACGACGGCATCGTGTCCACGGCCAGCCTGATCGCCGGCGTGTCCGCCGCCCAGGGCAGCCATGGCGCCGTGCTGACGGCCGGCCTGGCCGGCCTGGTGGCGGGCGCGCTTTCCATGGCGGCCGGCGAGTATGTATCGGTCAAGTCCCAATCGGACGTCGAGCGTGCGGACCTGAAGCTGGAACAGAAGGCCTTGGCCGGCAATTCGGCGGTCGAACTGCAGGAGCTGGCGGATATCTACGTAAACCGGGGCCTGCCGCCGGGCCTGGCGATGCAGGTGGCCCAGGCCTTGACGGCGCACGATGCGCTGGACGCGCATGCCCGCGACGAATTGGGCATTTCCAAGAACACGCGCGCGCAGCCCTTGATGGCCGCGGCGGCGTCGGCCTCCAGCTTCGCCATCGGCGCCGTGCTGCCCCTGGCGCTCGCGGCCCTGGTGCCGCGGCCGGGATGGCAATTGCCCGCGGTGGCCGTGGGGTCCATCGCCTGCCTGGGTCTGTTGGGCGCGGTGGCGGCCTGGGCGGGCGGCGCGCCCAAGGTCCGGGCCGTGCTGCGCGTCACCGTCCTGGGCGTGGCCGCGATCGCGCTGACCGCCGGCGTCGGCGCGCTGTTCGGTGCGGCCGGCTAG
- a CDS encoding branched-chain amino acid ABC transporter substrate-binding protein, translating to MTMLQRLTPIAIMLGALTLAGAAQAADTIKIGIPQPMTGPNTQYGDQIQAGALTAIETINAKGGVKGKKLEPILIDDGCEPKQAVPAANRVVNSGAKFAVAHACSGVTVPAVNVYEQEHIVAITPGATSPLVTDTIKPHYFFRTIGRDDQQGPFAANYIAKTVKPKKVAVLHDKQTYGSGVATQVRDTLQKDGVNVAIFEGINVGDSDYSAVITKLKSAGVDFVYFGGYHPELGLLLRQSREQGLNVQFMGPEGTANQDLVAIAGPAIDGLLVTLPSDFTKLPGNEGIVKAFHDKKRDPDGAFQMPAYAAVQILADSIGAVGEDPTKVADYMHKHSFNTAIGKVEYDAKGDLKNFEFAVFKWDKNGKKTQL from the coding sequence ATGACTATGCTGCAACGCCTTACCCCGATCGCTATCATGCTCGGGGCGCTGACGCTCGCGGGCGCAGCGCAGGCCGCCGATACCATCAAGATCGGCATCCCCCAACCCATGACGGGGCCCAATACGCAGTACGGCGACCAGATCCAAGCCGGCGCATTGACCGCCATCGAAACCATCAATGCCAAGGGCGGCGTCAAGGGCAAGAAGCTCGAGCCCATCCTGATCGACGACGGCTGCGAGCCCAAGCAGGCCGTACCGGCCGCCAACCGCGTGGTCAACTCCGGCGCCAAGTTCGCCGTCGCGCACGCTTGCTCCGGCGTCACGGTCCCGGCCGTGAATGTCTACGAGCAGGAACATATCGTCGCCATCACCCCGGGCGCCACGTCGCCCCTGGTCACGGACACCATCAAGCCGCATTACTTCTTCCGTACGATCGGGCGCGACGACCAGCAAGGGCCTTTCGCGGCGAACTACATCGCCAAGACGGTCAAGCCCAAGAAGGTCGCGGTGCTGCATGACAAGCAGACCTACGGTTCCGGCGTCGCGACGCAGGTGCGCGATACGCTGCAGAAGGACGGCGTGAACGTCGCCATTTTCGAGGGCATCAACGTCGGCGACAGCGATTATTCCGCGGTGATCACCAAGCTGAAGTCCGCCGGCGTGGATTTCGTGTATTTCGGCGGCTACCATCCCGAGCTCGGCTTGCTGCTGCGCCAGTCGCGCGAGCAGGGACTGAACGTGCAGTTCATGGGCCCGGAAGGCACCGCCAACCAGGATCTGGTCGCCATCGCCGGCCCGGCCATCGATGGACTGCTGGTCACGCTGCCCTCGGACTTCACCAAGCTGCCCGGCAACGAAGGCATCGTCAAGGCCTTCCACGACAAGAAGCGCGATCCCGACGGCGCCTTCCAGATGCCGGCCTACGCCGCGGTGCAAATCCTCGCGGACAGCATCGGCGCGGTGGGCGAGGATCCGACCAAGGTCGCCGACTATATGCATAAACACTCTTTCAACACCGCCATCGGCAAGGTCGAATACGATGCGAAGGGTGACCTGAAGAATTTCGAATTCGCGGTCTTCAAGTGGGACAAGAACGGTAAGAAAACCCAGCTTTAA
- the livH gene encoding high-affinity branched-chain amino acid ABC transporter permease LivH: MSDLLPQLTQQFFNGLSLGAIYALIAIGYTMVYGIIGMINFAHGEIYMIGAYVGLVTLTAIGAQSGTPVPLIVAAMLIVAMAVTGVYGFAVERVAYRPLRSSPRLVALISAIGMSIFLQNWVALGQGARDMAVPNIIFGAVSFKMGENFDVTVPYSRIMIIVVTVVLMIGLSLFIKYSRMGRASRACSQDMHMANLLGIDTNRVISFTFVLGAVLAAVGGVLIALTIGKLNPFIGFIVGIKAFTAAVLGGIGSIPGAMLGGALLGLVETFAAAYISSQYKDIIAFLLLVLILLFRPTGLLGKPEVEKV; the protein is encoded by the coding sequence ATGTCTGACCTTCTCCCGCAGTTAACGCAACAGTTCTTCAATGGATTGTCGCTAGGTGCCATTTATGCCTTGATCGCCATCGGCTACACGATGGTGTACGGCATCATCGGCATGATCAACTTCGCGCATGGCGAGATCTATATGATCGGCGCCTACGTCGGCCTGGTGACGCTCACGGCCATCGGCGCGCAAAGCGGCACGCCCGTTCCGCTGATCGTGGCCGCGATGCTTATCGTGGCGATGGCCGTCACGGGGGTCTACGGCTTCGCCGTGGAACGCGTGGCATACCGGCCGCTGCGCAGCAGTCCGCGCCTGGTGGCCCTGATTTCCGCGATCGGCATGTCGATCTTCCTGCAGAACTGGGTGGCGCTCGGCCAGGGCGCGCGCGATATGGCGGTGCCCAACATCATCTTCGGCGCCGTCAGCTTCAAGATGGGGGAAAACTTCGACGTCACGGTGCCGTACTCGCGCATCATGATCATCGTCGTGACGGTCGTGCTGATGATCGGCCTGTCGCTGTTCATCAAGTATTCGCGCATGGGTCGCGCCTCGCGCGCCTGCTCGCAGGACATGCACATGGCGAACCTGCTGGGCATCGATACCAACCGCGTCATCTCGTTCACCTTCGTGCTGGGCGCGGTGCTGGCCGCCGTGGGTGGCGTCCTTATCGCGCTGACCATCGGCAAGCTCAATCCCTTCATCGGCTTCATCGTCGGCATCAAGGCCTTCACGGCCGCGGTGCTGGGCGGCATCGGCAGCATTCCCGGCGCCATGCTGGGCGGCGCCTTGCTGGGCCTGGTGGAAACGTTCGCCGCCGCCTATATCTCGTCCCAGTACAAGGACATCATCGCCTTCCTGCTGCTGGTCCTGATCCTGCTGTTCCGTCCCACTGGACTCCTGGGCAAACCCGAGGTGGAAAAAGTCTGA
- a CDS encoding high-affinity branched-chain amino acid ABC transporter permease LivM, translating into MANQLKNAFIAAILTAFIVTPVFGLQLVRQGARTLMDPHWSNVLIAMAVVFVGQLLRPWLALPFKRLKRELPTLPAAPVQGHKWLMIAVIVAAVVWPFFSDRGSVDIATLVLIYVMLGLGLNIVVGFAGLLDLGFVGFYAVGAYTYALLYHWGGWSFWEALPFSGAVAALFGFVLGFPVLRLRGDYLAIVTLGFGEIIRLLLINLNWLTGGPDGISGIPKPTVFGFEMARTSSVEGQRTFHELLGLTFQNQHVIIYLYLMALMLALITLFVATRLKRMPVGRAWEALREDEIACRSLGLNPTRIKLSAFTLGAMFAGFGGAFFAARQGLVNPESFTFIESALILAIVVLGGMGSQVGVILAAILLTVLPELAREFAEYRMLMFGLVMVLMMMWRPQGLLPMKRPHVELGK; encoded by the coding sequence ATGGCGAATCAACTCAAAAATGCGTTCATCGCGGCCATCCTGACCGCGTTCATCGTCACGCCGGTGTTCGGCCTGCAGCTGGTGCGCCAAGGCGCCCGCACGCTGATGGATCCGCACTGGAGCAATGTATTGATCGCCATGGCGGTCGTGTTCGTGGGGCAGCTGCTGCGGCCCTGGCTGGCGCTGCCGTTCAAGCGCCTGAAGCGGGAATTGCCCACCTTGCCGGCCGCGCCGGTGCAGGGTCACAAGTGGCTGATGATCGCGGTGATCGTCGCGGCCGTCGTGTGGCCGTTCTTCAGCGACCGCGGCTCCGTGGACATCGCCACGCTGGTGCTGATCTACGTGATGCTGGGCCTGGGCCTGAACATCGTGGTGGGCTTTGCCGGGCTGCTGGACCTGGGCTTCGTCGGTTTCTATGCGGTGGGCGCCTATACCTATGCCTTGCTGTATCACTGGGGCGGCTGGAGCTTCTGGGAAGCGCTGCCGTTTTCGGGCGCGGTGGCTGCCTTGTTCGGCTTCGTGCTGGGTTTCCCGGTGCTGCGCCTGCGCGGCGACTACCTGGCCATCGTGACGCTGGGCTTCGGCGAGATCATTCGCCTGCTGCTGATCAACCTGAATTGGCTGACGGGCGGCCCCGACGGCATTTCAGGCATCCCCAAGCCCACGGTCTTCGGTTTCGAGATGGCCCGTACATCCAGCGTGGAAGGCCAGCGCACCTTCCACGAACTGCTGGGCCTGACCTTCCAAAACCAGCACGTCATCATCTATCTGTACCTGATGGCGCTGATGCTGGCCTTGATCACGCTGTTCGTGGCGACGCGCCTGAAGCGCATGCCGGTGGGCCGTGCATGGGAAGCCTTGCGCGAGGATGAAATCGCCTGCCGTTCGCTGGGCCTGAACCCGACGCGCATCAAGCTGTCCGCCTTTACGCTGGGGGCGATGTTCGCCGGCTTCGGCGGCGCGTTCTTCGCCGCGCGCCAGGGCCTGGTCAATCCGGAATCGTTCACCTTCATCGAATCCGCGCTGATCCTGGCCATCGTGGTGCTGGGCGGCATGGGCTCGCAGGTGGGCGTGATCCTGGCGGCCATACTGCTGACGGTGTTGCCCGAGCTGGCGCGCGAGTTCGCCGAATATCGCATGCTGATGTTCGGCCTGGTGATGGTGTTGATGATGATGTGGCGTCCGCAGGGCCTGCTGCCGATGAAGCGTCCTCACGTGGAGTTGGGTAAATGA
- the livG gene encoding high-affinity branched-chain amino acid ABC transporter ATP-binding protein LivG, with translation MSDVLLKVSGLCMRFGGLLAVDHVEFDVKSDEVFAIIGPNGAGKTTVFNCVGGFYKPTDGDIVMDGERITGLSSHTVARHGLVRTFQNVRLFKQLTVLENLLVAQHTQVETRLLPGLLKLKSYRQSEADALARAAQWLDFMGLRQYANREAGNLAYGHQRRLEIARCMITKPRLLMLDEPAAGLNPQEKQDLQRLIDRLRREFGVAVLLIEHDMSLIMGISDRILVMEHGKPIMTGTPDAVRSDERVIKAYLGEE, from the coding sequence ATGAGCGACGTCCTGCTGAAAGTATCGGGCCTGTGCATGCGCTTCGGTGGCTTGCTGGCCGTGGATCATGTCGAATTCGACGTCAAGAGCGATGAGGTCTTCGCCATCATCGGCCCCAACGGCGCCGGCAAGACGACGGTGTTCAACTGCGTGGGCGGCTTCTACAAGCCCACGGACGGCGATATCGTCATGGACGGCGAACGCATCACCGGCCTGTCCAGCCACACGGTGGCGCGCCACGGGCTGGTGCGCACTTTCCAGAACGTCCGGCTGTTCAAGCAGTTGACGGTGCTGGAGAACCTGCTGGTGGCGCAACATACTCAGGTGGAGACGCGCCTGCTGCCCGGTTTGCTCAAGCTGAAGTCCTACCGGCAGTCCGAGGCCGACGCGCTGGCGCGCGCCGCGCAGTGGCTGGACTTCATGGGATTGCGGCAGTATGCCAACCGCGAGGCCGGCAATCTGGCCTATGGCCACCAGCGCCGCCTGGAGATCGCCCGCTGCATGATCACCAAGCCGCGTCTGCTGATGCTGGACGAGCCGGCCGCCGGCCTGAACCCCCAGGAAAAGCAGGACTTGCAGCGCCTGATCGACCGCCTGCGCCGCGAGTTCGGCGTGGCGGTGCTGCTGATCGAGCACGATATGAGCCTGATCATGGGGATTTCCGACCGCATCCTGGTCATGGAGCATGGCAAACCGATCATGACGGGTACGCCGGACGCGGTGCGCAGCGACGAGCGCGTCATCAAGGCGTACCTGGGAGAAGAATAA
- a CDS encoding ABC transporter ATP-binding protein → MLKLENVHTYYGAIQALNGVSVEVNKGEIVTLIGANGAGKTTLLMTVCGNPRARSGTITFEGQDITQKETSRIMRSGIAISPEGRRVFKDLTVAENLMMGGFFSSRPEIQQGLDYVYELFPRLKERAEQRAGTMSGGEQQMLAIGRALMTRPRLLLLDEPTLGLAPLIIAQIFDIIRTIREQGVTVFLVEQNANKALQVADRGYVLENGRVVLQDTGANLLSNADVRKAYLGG, encoded by the coding sequence ATGCTGAAGCTGGAGAACGTGCACACGTATTACGGCGCGATCCAGGCGCTGAACGGCGTGTCCGTGGAAGTCAACAAGGGCGAGATCGTTACGCTGATCGGCGCCAATGGCGCGGGCAAGACGACGCTGCTGATGACGGTGTGCGGCAATCCGCGTGCGCGGTCGGGAACCATCACTTTCGAAGGGCAGGACATCACCCAAAAGGAAACGTCGCGCATCATGCGCAGCGGGATCGCGATTTCTCCGGAGGGACGGCGGGTGTTCAAGGACCTGACGGTGGCGGAGAACCTGATGATGGGCGGGTTTTTTTCGAGCCGGCCGGAGATCCAGCAGGGGCTGGATTACGTCTATGAGTTGTTCCCGCGTTTGAAGGAACGCGCGGAGCAGCGGGCGGGGACGATGTCGGGGGGCGAGCAACAGATGCTGGCCATCGGGCGGGCGCTGATGACGCGGCCGCGCTTGCTGCTGCTTGATGAACCCACGTTGGGATTGGCGCCGCTGATCATCGCGCAGATATTCGACATCATACGGACGATACGGGAGCAGGGCGTAACGGTGTTCCTGGTGGAGCAGAACGCCAACAAGGCGCTGCAGGTCGCGGATCGCGGGTATGTGCTGGAGAACGGGCGGGTGGTATTGCAGGATACGGGGGCGAATCTGCTGTCCAATGCGGATGTGCGGAAGGCTTACCTGGGTGGGTGA